Proteins encoded together in one Lathyrus oleraceus cultivar Zhongwan6 chromosome 5, CAAS_Psat_ZW6_1.0, whole genome shotgun sequence window:
- the LOC127083842 gene encoding L-type lectin-domain containing receptor kinase S.4 — protein MAKTPLFLLCILTLLASNSIQSYAQQHEFFFAGFNEDTTNITLNGGAVIEHKGTLRLTNDTERVIGHAFYSTPINFKNKNNSTNHKVFSFSTSFAFAIIPQYPKLGGHGFAFTVSPSNKLSNGYPSQYLGLLNPKDLGNFSNHLFAVEFDTVQDFEFNDINDNHVGINLNNMVSNKSVKACFFTDGSTSKQVQDLNLKSGSVIQAWIDYDSSINQLEVRLSPSSSKPTSPILSYQVDLTPIFKETMYVGFSSSTGLLSSSHYILGWSFKINGESKTLSLKKLPSLSSHSNKTTQTRKAIILGLSISFVILVVLTTGLSVYFKMKNYDVIEAWELEVGPHRFPYKELNQATGGFKDKNLIGFGGFGRVYKGVLVLPNSKTEIAVKQISHESKQGLQEFISEIETIGKLRHRNLVELLGWCRKQNDLILVYDFMKNGSLDKYIFEQPRAMLKWEERFRIIKGVAFGLVYLHEECEQTVIHRDVKAGNVLLDCEMNARLGDFGLAKLYDRGENPNTTRVVGTLGYLAPELTRTGKPTTSSDVFAFGALLLEVVCGRRPIEVKALPEELVLVDWVWDRWRLGAVKEVVDCKMGGVYDEVEVLLVVKVGLMCSDESPERRPTMRQVVRYLEREVKLPELDGFGVKKKDFLYSTGSGFGSGNTWSSVGDDVDGGYVSSFTLSGGR, from the coding sequence ATGGCAAAAACACCTCTGTTTCTTCTCTGCATATTGACCCTTCTAGCCTCAAATTCCATACAATCTTATGCTCAGCAACATGAGTTTTTCTTTGCTGGATTCAATGAAGATACCACAAACATAACCTTAAACGGGGGTGCAGTGATTGAACACAAGGGCACACTTCGTTTAACAAACGACACTGAAAGAGTAATTGGTCATGCTTTTTATTCAACCCCAATTAActtcaaaaacaaaaacaactCAACCAACCACAAAGTTTTCTCCTTTTCAACTTCCTTTGCTTTTGCAATAATCCCTCAATACCCAAAACTAGGAGGCCATGGCTTCGCATTCACCGTTTCTCCTTCCAACAAACTCTCCAATGGCTATCCTAGTCAGTACTTAGGCCTTCTCAACCCAAAAGATTTAGGCAACTTTTCGAACCACCTATTCGCAGTTGAATTCGACACTGTACAAGATTTCGAATTCAATGACATCAATGACAACCATGTTGGTATCAACCTGAACAACATGGTATCAAACAAATCAGTCAAAGCATGTTTTTTTACTGATGGGTCAACGAGTAAACAAGTTCAAGACCTCAATTTGAAGAGTGGTAGTGTGATTCAAGCATGGATCGATTACGATTCCTCCATAAATCAACTTGAAGTTAGACTCTCTCCATCTTCATCAAAACCCACTTCACCAATTTTATCATACCAAGTAGATCTAACCCCAATTTTCAAAGAAACTATGTATGTTGGGTTTTCTTCTTCAACGGGGTTACTCTCTAGCTCACACTATATATTAGGTTGGAGCTTCAAAATCAATGGAGAATCCAAAACACTGTCTTTGAAAAAACTTCCTTCACTCTCTTCACATTCCAATAAAACTACTCAAACTCGAAAAGCCATAATCTTGGGTCTCTCTATTTCATTTGTGATTCTAGTAGTTTTAACAACTGGTTTATCTGTTTACTTTAAGATGAAAAACTATGATGTTATAGAAGCTTGGGAACTCGAAGTGGGTCCACATAGATTCCCTTACAAAGAACTGAATCAAGCAACAGGAGGATTCAAGGACAAGAACCTTATTGGTTTCGGAGGTTTTGGTCGAGTTTACAAAGGGGTGTTAGTGTTACCAAACTCTAAAACTGAAATCGCTGTGAAACAAATCTCCCATGAATCGAAACAAGGGTTACAAGAGTTTATCTCAGAAATCGAAACCATTGGTAAACTTCGACATAGGAACCTAGTAGAGTTACTAGGTTGGTGTCGGAAGCAAAATGATTTAATTTTGGTCTATGATTTCATGAAAAATGGGAGTTTGGATAAGTATATATTTGAACAACCAAGAGCAATGTTGAAATGGGAAGAAAGGTTTAGGATCATAAAAGGTGTGGCTTTTGGGCTAGTTTATCTGCATGAGGAATGTGAACAGACGGTGATTCATAGAGATGTGAAAGCTGGGAATGTGCTTTTGGATTGTGAGATGAATGCGAGGTTGGGTGATTTTGGTTTGGCGAAGCTTTATGATCGTGGTGAGAATCCGAATACGACAAGGGTGGTTGGAACGTTGGGGTATTTAGCGCCGGAGTTAACGAGAACGGGGAAGCCGACAACGAGTTCTGATGTGTTTGCGTTTGGGGCTTTGTTGTTGGAGGTGGTTTGTGGGAGGAGGCCTATTGAGGTGAAAGCGTTGCCGGAGGAGCTTGTTTTGGTGGATTGGGTTTGGGATAGGTGGAGGTTAGGGGCGGTGAAGGAGGTTGTGGATTGTAAGATGGGTGGGGTTTATGATGAGGTGGAGGTTTTGTTGGTGGTTAAGGTGGGTTTGATGTGTTCTGATGAGTCGCCGGAGAGGAGGCCGACGATGAGGCAGGTGGTTAGATACTTAGAGAGGGAAGTGAAGCTGCCGGAGCTGGATGGTTTTGGGGTGAAAAAGAAGGATTTTTTGTATTCGACGGGGTCGGGTTTTGGAAGTGGTAATACGTGGTCGTCGGTCGGTGATGACGTGGACGGTGGGTATGTTTCATCTTTTACACTTTCCGGTGGCCGGTAG
- the LOC127083843 gene encoding ribulose bisphosphate carboxylase/oxygenase activase, chloroplastic, whose translation MWSWKNLQLQPQSLCLRVTKKSMHSMVATWQLGNLHCVDVMVSVTNPIVTPYQLISYYKSLSLITNLQYNNFLQLQLPSSFVLHQSNNISMAAAVSTIGAVKTPMSLNGSVVAGPSASSSSFFGTSLKKINSRLPNTKVSSGSFKIVAAAEIEPEKQTDGDRWRGLAYDISDDQQDITRGKGLVDSVFQAPQNAGTHYAIMSSYEYLSTGLKQYNFDNTMSGFYIAPAFMDKLVVHITKNFMTLPNIKVPLILGVWGGKGQGKSFQAELVFAKMGINPIMMSAGELESGNAGEPAKLIRQRYREAADIIKKGKMCALFINDLDAGAGRMGGTTQYTVNNQMVNATLMNIADNPTNVQLPGMYNKEENARVPIIVTGNDFSTLYAPLIRDGRMEKFYWAPTREDRIGVCTGIFRHDNIANEDIVKLVDTFPGQSIDFFGALRARVYDDEVRKWISGIGVEGIGKRLVNSKEGPPEFDQPKMTLEKLLEYGNMLVQEQENVKRVQLADKYLSEAALGDANEDAIKRGTF comes from the exons ATGTGGAGCTGGAAAAACCTTCAACTCCAACCTCAAAGTCTATGCTTAAGAGTGACTAAGAAATCCATGCACTCTATGGTTGCCACGTGGCAGCTTGGTAATCTTCATTGTGTGGATGTTATGGTTTCTGTGACCAATCCTATTGTTACACCCTATCAATTGATCAGCTATTATAAGTCCCTCAGTTTGATCACAAACTTGCAATACAATAATTTCCTTCAACTTCAACTACCTTCCTCTTTTGTGCTACACCAATCAAATAACATATCCATGGCTGCTGCAGTCTCCACTATTGGAGCTGTCAAAACTCCT ATGAGCTTGAATGGCTCAGTAGTAGCAGGACCTTCAGCTTCCAGTTcatctttcttcggaacaagCTTGAAGAAGATTAATTCAAGGCTTCCAAACACTAAGGTTTCCTCTGGAAGTTTCAAAATTGTTGCTGCTGCAGAGATCGAGCCTGAAAAGCAGACAGACGGAGACAGATGGAGGGGTTTGGCCTATGATATTTCAGATGACCAACAAGACATCACAAGAGGAAAGGGTTTGGTTGATTCTGTTTTCCAGGCTCCACAAAATGCTGGAACTCATTATGCTATCATGAGTTCTTATGAATACCTTAGCACTGGACTTAAACA GTACAACTTTGACAACACTATGAGTGGTTTTTACATTGCTCCTGCTTTTATGGACAAGCTTGTTGTTCATATCACTAAGAACTTCATGACCTTGCCAAACATCAAG GTTCCTCTCATTCTTGGTGTCTGGGGAGGCAAAGGACAGGGAAAATCTTTCCAAGCTGAGCTTGTTTTTGCCAAGATGGGAATCAA CCCCATTATGATGAGTGCCGGAGAGCTTGAAAGTGGAAATGCAGGAGAGCCAGCAAAACTGATCAGACAGCGATACCGTGAAGCTGCTGACATAATCAAGAAGGGAAAGATGTGTGCTTTGTTCATCAATGATCTTGATGCAGGAGCAGGTCGTATGGGTGGAACCACCCAATACACTGTCAACAACCAGATGGTGAATGCCACACTCATGAACATTGCTGATAACCCCACAAATGTCCAACTCCCTGGTATGTACAACAAGGAAGAAAATGCTCGTGTTCCCATCATCGTCACAGGTAACGATTTCTCAACATTGTATGCTCCTCTCATCCGTGATGGACGTATGGAGAAATTCTACTGGGCTCCTACAAGAGAGGACCGTATTGGTGTCTGTACCGGAATATTCCGCCATGACAATATCGCAAATGAGGACATTGTCAAGCTTGTTGACACCTTCCCTGGCCAATCCATCG ATTTCTTTGGTGCATTGAGGGCTAGAGTGTACGACGACGAAGTGAGGAAGTGGATTTCTGGGATAGGTGTTGAAGGAATTGGAAAGAGGCTTGTGAACTCAAAGGAAGGACCACCGGAATTCGACCAGCCAAAGATGACACTAGAAAAGCTGTTGGAATATGGTAACATGCTTGTCCAAGAACAAGAGAATGTGAAGAGAGTCCAATTGGCAGACAAGTATTTGAGTGAGGCTGCTCTTGGTGATGCTAATGAAGATGCTATCAAAAGGGGAACTTTCTAA